In Roseomonas fluvialis, one genomic interval encodes:
- a CDS encoding patatin-like phospholipase family protein, producing the protein MRAPRVLAAIVGLALGACSLDVRMNEPLPMTAAGQPDFAANYGVGDYAQAMADGSADWPAARSDLLIFVAFSGGGKRSAAFAHGALRGLRAIPVRPPGAAGWTMLDDVDYISGVSGGSFPAAHYGLYRERHFETFDQDFLKRDINAFIYGIYLFPWNWDWLANPLVGTNDYMAQVYDRLMFRGATFADLRRRGPPIVSVNATDITNEVSFPFLGGSFGALCSHLDSFPIARAVAASNGFPVLFSPITIESYAERCRGARPPNAPPASAAAPASLTSRRAELARVINVYEDPRQTRFVHLMDGGIADNLALRGLLNVFIGLDSGSNLYREAARRTRRILVLSVDGESAPDRSLGRQRVVSGLGQIFGAVSGTQIDAYNFETLAVTTDQVAHLVQEFRRIRCAEGRVVNGRPCADVQGQVVHVALSAIDDPTWRARLGAIPTGLTIPDADVDALVQYGEQLVREHPVVRATAAAAGDNPVPGSARARR; encoded by the coding sequence ATGAGGGCCCCGCGCGTCCTGGCCGCCATCGTCGGCCTGGCGCTGGGCGCCTGTAGCCTCGATGTCCGGATGAACGAACCGCTGCCCATGACGGCGGCCGGGCAGCCTGACTTCGCCGCGAACTACGGCGTGGGCGACTATGCACAGGCCATGGCGGACGGCAGCGCGGACTGGCCGGCAGCGCGCAGCGACCTGCTGATTTTCGTGGCCTTCTCGGGCGGTGGCAAGCGATCGGCGGCCTTCGCGCATGGCGCGCTGCGCGGGCTGCGCGCCATCCCGGTGCGCCCTCCCGGTGCCGCCGGCTGGACGATGCTGGACGACGTCGACTACATCTCGGGCGTGTCGGGCGGCAGCTTTCCCGCGGCGCATTACGGCCTGTACCGGGAGCGCCACTTCGAGACCTTCGACCAGGACTTCCTGAAGCGCGACATCAACGCCTTCATCTACGGCATCTACCTGTTCCCCTGGAACTGGGACTGGCTGGCGAACCCGCTGGTCGGCACCAACGACTACATGGCGCAGGTCTACGACCGGCTGATGTTCCGCGGCGCCACCTTCGCCGACCTTCGCCGGCGCGGGCCGCCCATCGTCTCGGTCAATGCGACCGACATCACCAACGAGGTCTCGTTTCCCTTCCTGGGCGGCAGCTTCGGTGCGCTGTGCTCGCACCTCGACAGCTTCCCGATCGCGCGCGCGGTGGCGGCGAGCAACGGCTTCCCCGTACTGTTCAGCCCCATCACGATCGAGAGCTACGCCGAGCGCTGCCGCGGCGCGCGACCGCCCAATGCGCCGCCGGCATCGGCCGCCGCGCCGGCCAGCCTGACCTCGCGCCGGGCCGAACTCGCGCGCGTCATCAACGTCTACGAGGACCCGCGCCAGACCCGCTTCGTACACCTGATGGATGGCGGCATCGCCGACAATTTGGCGCTGCGCGGGCTGCTGAACGTCTTCATCGGCCTCGATTCCGGCTCCAACCTGTATCGCGAGGCGGCGCGGCGCACACGGCGCATCCTGGTGCTGAGTGTCGATGGCGAATCGGCACCCGACCGCAGCCTCGGCCGGCAGCGGGTGGTCAGCGGTCTCGGCCAGATCTTCGGCGCCGTCAGCGGCACGCAGATCGACGCCTACAACTTCGAGACCCTGGCTGTGACCACCGACCAGGTGGCGCATCTGGTGCAGGAATTCCGCCGCATCCGCTGCGCCGAGGGCCGCGTGGTGAACGGGCGCCCCTGCGCCGACGTGCAGGGGCAGGTGGTGCATGTGGCGCTGTCGGCCATCGACGACCCGACCTGGCGCGCGCGGCTCGGGGCCATCCCGACCGGGCTTACCATTCCCGATGCCGACGTGGATGCGCTGGTGCAGTACGGCGAGCAACTGGTGCGCGAGCACCCGGTGGTGCGCGCCACGGCCGCCGCGGCGGGCGACAACCCCGTGCCGGGCTCCGCGCGCGCGCGACGGTAG
- a CDS encoding GNAT family N-acetyltransferase gives MGAPELRPARDDDAEGFIALIGDCWAEYPGCVLDVDGEVPELRALATYFREQGGALWTAEQGGRVIGMVGTRPLNDDDAAWEICRMYVDAAARGVGLAADLLRTAEDHARAAGAQRLVLWTDTRFTRAHGFYEKLGYVRQGSIRILDDISNSLEFRYAKPATGLVVEALDAAAAASAERRLADLLVACVAEDASLEFLPPLPRDRAIAFWKQTSAAVAAGSRVLLVAWRDGVMAGTVTLDLATAPNQPHVAAIQKLLVDPAARRAGLGRALMRRAEQAARGHGRSILSLDTRVGSAAEALYRADAWQGLGRIPGFELDAQRRPCDTVFFWKPL, from the coding sequence ATGGGTGCGCCTGAGCTGCGCCCCGCGCGCGACGACGACGCCGAGGGCTTCATCGCCCTGATCGGCGACTGCTGGGCGGAATACCCCGGCTGCGTGCTCGACGTGGATGGCGAGGTGCCGGAACTCCGCGCGCTCGCGACCTATTTCCGGGAGCAGGGCGGGGCTCTCTGGACCGCGGAGCAGGGCGGGCGCGTCATCGGCATGGTCGGCACCCGCCCGCTCAACGACGATGACGCGGCCTGGGAGATCTGCCGCATGTATGTCGATGCCGCCGCGCGCGGCGTCGGGCTCGCGGCCGACCTGCTGCGCACCGCCGAGGACCACGCGCGCGCCGCCGGTGCGCAGCGCCTGGTGCTGTGGACCGACACGCGCTTCACCCGCGCGCATGGCTTCTACGAGAAGCTCGGCTATGTCCGGCAGGGGTCGATCCGCATCCTGGACGACATCTCGAACTCGCTCGAATTCCGCTACGCAAAGCCTGCCACGGGGCTGGTGGTCGAAGCACTGGACGCCGCCGCGGCCGCCAGCGCCGAGCGGCGTCTCGCCGACCTGCTGGTGGCCTGCGTGGCGGAGGATGCCTCGCTGGAATTCCTGCCGCCGCTGCCGCGCGACCGTGCCATCGCCTTCTGGAAGCAGACCTCGGCGGCGGTGGCGGCAGGCTCGCGCGTGCTGCTGGTGGCCTGGCGGGATGGCGTGATGGCCGGCACGGTCACGCTCGACCTCGCCACCGCGCCGAACCAGCCGCATGTCGCGGCCATCCAGAAGCTGCTGGTGGATCCCGCCGCGCGGCGCGCGGGACTCGGTCGTGCGCTGATGCGCCGGGCCGAACAGGCCGCGCGCGGGCATGGGCGGTCCATCCTGAGCCTCGACACGCGCGTGGGCAGCGCGGCCGAGGCGCTGTATCGCGCGGATGCCTGGCAGGGGCTCGGCCGCATCCCTGGCTTCGAACTGGATGCGCAGCGCCGCCCCTGCGACACGGTGTTTTTCTGGAAGCCGCTCTGA
- a CDS encoding ABC transporter permease: MRRALLLAPAWAWLLLFVAAPAGILVAIALAEADPGLPPFRLALSGAGFATLVEDAYYLDALLAALRVAAVTALLCLAIAYPMAIGIARAAPRRRLLLLAALMLPFWTGFLLRIGAWIGLLRDEGWINGVLRGAGLIEAPLPLLYTEGAMLAGMVHAYLPFAVLPLFAALLRLDPTLEEAAADLGARPATVFLTVTLPATAPAAVAAFLLVFIPAAGEYVIPELLGPPEAQLVGRVLWQEFFQNRDWPVAAALAVALLVLLLAPIRLFQRIEARP; this comes from the coding sequence GTGAGGCGCGCGCTACTGCTCGCCCCGGCCTGGGCCTGGCTGCTGCTGTTCGTGGCGGCACCCGCCGGCATCCTGGTCGCGATTGCGTTGGCCGAGGCCGATCCCGGCCTGCCGCCATTCCGCCTCGCGCTTTCGGGCGCCGGTTTCGCGACGCTGGTCGAGGATGCCTACTACCTCGATGCGCTGCTCGCGGCGCTGCGCGTCGCTGCCGTCACGGCGCTGCTGTGCCTGGCCATCGCGTATCCCATGGCGATCGGCATCGCGCGCGCCGCGCCGCGGCGGCGCCTGCTGCTGCTGGCCGCGCTGATGCTGCCCTTCTGGACCGGATTCCTGCTGCGCATCGGTGCCTGGATCGGGCTGCTGCGCGACGAGGGCTGGATCAACGGCGTGCTGCGCGGCGCGGGCCTGATCGAGGCGCCGCTGCCGCTGCTGTATACCGAGGGGGCGATGCTGGCGGGCATGGTTCACGCCTATCTGCCATTCGCAGTGCTGCCGCTGTTCGCGGCACTGCTGCGGCTCGACCCGACCCTTGAGGAAGCGGCGGCGGACCTCGGCGCGCGACCGGCCACCGTGTTCCTGACCGTGACGCTGCCAGCCACCGCACCCGCCGCCGTCGCGGCCTTCCTGCTGGTGTTTATCCCGGCCGCGGGCGAATACGTGATCCCGGAATTGCTCGGCCCGCCGGAGGCGCAACTCGTGGGCCGGGTGCTGTGGCAGGAATTCTTCCAGAACCGCGACTGGCCGGTGGCGGCGGCGCTGGCGGTGGCGCTGCTGGTGCTGCTGCTGGCCCCCATCCGGCTGTTCCAGCGCATCGAGGCGCGGCCATGA
- a CDS encoding pyridoxal phosphate-dependent aminotransferase, with protein sequence MPALAERLKDVSLSASVVMTMKARELAAKGIKVISLGTGEPDFASPPHAIEAAHKAALAGDTKYPPQDGTKELKEAVQRKFKRDNNIDYALDEIMIANGGKQCIYNALMATVDPGDEVVIPAPYWISYADMTKVAGGVPVTVSCPQNNGFKLRPEDLEAAITPKTKWVMLNFPNNPTGAACSREEMKAIAEVLKRHPHVWVMTDDMYEHLVYDGFEFCTIAEVAPELKDRTLTVNGASKTYAMTGWRVGFCGGPKALIKAMVNMQGQATSGISTIGQAAAAAALDGPQDLVAERAAIYKQRRDLVVDMLNAAPGIACHKPEGAFYVFPNIAGCLGKTTKGGKRIQTDTDFALALLEEKYVAAVQGAAYGMSPYLRISYATDTESLREACARIQDFCRELT encoded by the coding sequence ATGCCCGCCCTTGCCGAACGCCTGAAGGATGTCTCCCTCTCCGCCTCGGTCGTGATGACCATGAAGGCGCGCGAGCTCGCGGCGAAAGGCATCAAGGTCATCAGCCTCGGCACCGGCGAGCCCGATTTCGCCTCGCCGCCGCATGCGATCGAGGCGGCGCACAAGGCGGCACTGGCCGGCGACACCAAGTACCCGCCGCAGGACGGCACCAAGGAGCTGAAGGAAGCCGTCCAGCGGAAGTTCAAGCGCGACAACAACATCGACTACGCGCTCGATGAGATCATGATCGCCAATGGCGGCAAGCAGTGCATCTACAACGCCCTCATGGCGACGGTGGATCCGGGCGACGAGGTGGTGATCCCCGCCCCCTACTGGATCTCCTATGCCGACATGACGAAGGTCGCCGGTGGCGTGCCGGTCACCGTCTCCTGCCCGCAGAACAACGGCTTCAAGCTGCGCCCCGAGGACCTGGAAGCGGCCATCACGCCCAAGACCAAGTGGGTGATGCTGAATTTCCCGAACAATCCGACCGGCGCCGCCTGTTCGCGTGAGGAGATGAAGGCGATCGCCGAGGTGCTGAAGCGCCACCCGCATGTCTGGGTCATGACCGACGACATGTACGAGCACCTTGTCTATGACGGCTTCGAATTCTGCACGATCGCCGAGGTCGCGCCCGAGCTGAAGGACCGCACCCTCACGGTCAACGGCGCGTCCAAGACCTACGCCATGACCGGCTGGCGCGTGGGCTTCTGCGGCGGGCCGAAGGCGCTGATCAAGGCGATGGTGAACATGCAGGGGCAGGCGACCTCGGGCATTTCGACCATCGGCCAGGCCGCCGCGGCCGCGGCACTCGATGGCCCGCAGGACCTCGTTGCCGAGCGTGCCGCCATCTACAAGCAGCGCCGCGACCTGGTGGTGGACATGCTGAACGCCGCCCCGGGCATCGCCTGCCACAAGCCCGAGGGCGCCTTCTACGTCTTCCCGAACATCGCCGGCTGCCTCGGCAAGACCACCAAGGGCGGCAAGCGCATCCAGACCGACACCGACTTCGCCCTGGCGCTGCTCGAGGAAAAGTACGTCGCCGCGGTGCAGGGCGCGGCCTATGGCATGTCGCCCTACCTGCGCATTTCCTACGCGACCGACACCGAGAGCCTTCGCGAGGCCTGCGCCCGCATCCAGGACTTCTGCCGGGAGCTGACTTGA
- a CDS encoding NAD(P)-dependent oxidoreductase has product MSAPIKRVGFVGIGNMGWPMAANLVKAGFEVTVCDVVPGRADAFAAETGAKAAATPADAAAGADSVVTIVPTSKQVGEAVEAMLPALTKGTLVIDMTSGQPGRTREIASMLAGHGVAMVDCPVSGGVPRAKTGQLAIMAGGAEADLDRADAVLKAMGTSIHRCGPIGAGQAMKALNNLVSAGGYLIGIEALLIGQRFGLDPAKMVDVLNASTGMNNSTQKKFKEYVLSRRFDAGFGLDLMVKDLSIALEVGRETTTPTPFAALCREMWASAAALLGPGADHTAVAKLSEQLAHTELGGNKAP; this is encoded by the coding sequence ATGTCAGCGCCGATCAAGCGCGTCGGCTTCGTCGGCATCGGCAACATGGGTTGGCCGATGGCGGCCAACCTGGTGAAGGCCGGCTTCGAGGTGACGGTCTGCGACGTGGTGCCCGGCCGCGCGGATGCCTTCGCGGCCGAGACCGGGGCCAAGGCCGCCGCGACTCCCGCGGACGCTGCGGCCGGCGCCGACAGCGTCGTCACCATCGTCCCCACCAGCAAGCAGGTGGGCGAGGCGGTGGAGGCCATGCTGCCCGCGCTGACCAAAGGCACGCTGGTGATCGACATGACCTCCGGCCAGCCTGGCCGCACGCGCGAGATCGCGTCGATGCTGGCCGGCCACGGGGTCGCGATGGTCGACTGCCCCGTCTCGGGCGGCGTGCCGCGTGCCAAGACCGGGCAGCTCGCGATCATGGCGGGCGGCGCGGAAGCGGATCTCGACCGCGCTGATGCCGTGCTGAAGGCCATGGGCACCTCCATCCATCGCTGTGGGCCGATCGGTGCCGGGCAGGCGATGAAGGCGCTCAACAACCTCGTCAGCGCCGGCGGCTACCTGATCGGGATTGAGGCGCTGCTGATCGGCCAGCGTTTCGGCCTCGACCCGGCCAAGATGGTCGATGTGCTGAACGCCAGCACGGGCATGAACAATTCGACGCAAAAGAAGTTCAAGGAGTACGTCCTGTCGCGCCGCTTCGACGCGGGCTTCGGGCTCGACCTGATGGTGAAGGACCTGTCGATCGCGCTCGAGGTCGGGCGCGAGACCACGACACCCACGCCGTTCGCCGCGCTGTGCCGGGAGATGTGGGCCTCGGCCGCGGCGCTGCTGGGGCCGGGCGCGGATCACACCGCGGTGGCGAAGCTGTCGGAGCAGCTCGCGCACACCGAACTCGGGGGGAACAAGGCGCCATGA
- a CDS encoding DinB family protein encodes MISPAWCRMMAAYNAEMNRRLYVAADTLGDAARRADGGAFWGSIHGTLSHLVWGDTIWMSRFDGWDPPSVGIKDSARLIEDWAALKAARVAADARIIDWAGRLDDARLAGTLTWFSAAAGQELTRPLWVLIGHVFNHQTHHRGQVHALLTRAGGATGDTDLPWVVDLQAPGILA; translated from the coding sequence ATGATCAGCCCCGCCTGGTGCCGCATGATGGCGGCCTACAATGCCGAGATGAACCGGCGCCTCTATGTCGCCGCCGACACGTTGGGCGATGCCGCGCGGCGCGCGGATGGCGGTGCTTTCTGGGGGTCGATCCATGGTACGCTGTCGCACCTGGTCTGGGGCGACACGATCTGGATGAGCCGCTTCGACGGCTGGGACCCGCCCTCGGTCGGTATCAAGGACAGCGCGCGCCTGATCGAGGACTGGGCCGCGTTGAAGGCCGCGCGCGTGGCGGCCGACGCGCGCATCATCGACTGGGCGGGGCGACTCGACGATGCGCGGCTGGCGGGCACGCTCACCTGGTTCTCGGCGGCGGCCGGGCAGGAGCTCACGCGGCCGCTCTGGGTGCTCATAGGGCATGTCTTCAACCACCAGACGCATCATCGCGGCCAGGTGCATGCGCTGCTGACGCGCGCGGGCGGCGCCACCGGCGACACGGACCTGCCCTGGGTTGTGGACCTGCAGGCGCCCGGGATTCTTGCGTGA
- a CDS encoding pyridoxal phosphate-dependent aminotransferase — translation MNLIADRLNRISPSLTIAMTAKARALKAAGKDVIGLSSGEPDFDTPRNVKDAAIAAIERGETKYTDVSGTVALRQAICDKFKRDSGLDYKPEEILVATGGKQVIFDALVATINPGDEAIIPAPCWVSYPDIVQLAEGTPVIVQCGQNAGFKMTGEQLEAAITPKTKWLILNNPCNPTGAAYNAAELKQLTDVLMRHPDVWVFTDDIYEKLAYDGFKPATVLEVEPRLRDRTVTMNGCSKAYAMTGWRIGFAGAPVHLIKAMDKLQGQSTSNTSSISQAAAIEALTGPQESIEAMRVVYERRRNMVVEMLNQAPGIRCHKPEGAFYVFPDMNGCIGKTTAGGKTINSDEDFTIALLEEAGVATVHGAAFLSPGHFRISYATSDEALREACTRIQKFCASMT, via the coding sequence ATGAACCTGATCGCTGACCGCCTGAACCGCATCTCGCCGTCGCTCACCATCGCCATGACGGCGAAGGCACGCGCGCTCAAGGCCGCGGGGAAGGACGTGATCGGCCTGTCCTCCGGCGAGCCCGATTTCGACACCCCGCGCAACGTCAAGGATGCCGCCATCGCGGCGATCGAGCGTGGCGAGACGAAGTATACCGACGTGTCCGGCACGGTCGCGCTGCGCCAGGCCATCTGCGACAAGTTCAAGCGCGACAGCGGCCTCGACTACAAGCCCGAGGAGATCCTGGTCGCCACCGGCGGCAAGCAGGTGATCTTCGATGCGCTGGTCGCCACCATCAACCCGGGCGACGAAGCGATCATCCCCGCCCCCTGCTGGGTGTCCTATCCCGACATCGTGCAGCTGGCCGAGGGCACGCCGGTGATCGTGCAATGCGGCCAGAACGCGGGCTTCAAGATGACCGGCGAGCAGCTGGAAGCCGCCATCACGCCCAAGACCAAGTGGCTGATCCTGAACAACCCCTGCAACCCGACGGGCGCGGCCTACAACGCCGCCGAGCTGAAGCAGCTGACCGACGTGCTGATGCGACACCCCGACGTGTGGGTGTTCACCGACGACATCTACGAGAAGCTCGCCTATGACGGCTTCAAGCCTGCCACGGTGCTCGAAGTGGAACCGCGCCTGCGCGATCGCACGGTGACGATGAACGGCTGTTCCAAGGCGTACGCGATGACCGGCTGGCGCATCGGCTTCGCGGGCGCGCCGGTGCATCTGATCAAGGCGATGGACAAGCTGCAGGGGCAGTCCACGTCGAACACCAGCAGCATCTCCCAGGCCGCCGCCATCGAGGCGCTGACCGGCCCGCAGGAGAGCATCGAGGCGATGCGCGTCGTGTATGAGCGCCGCCGCAACATGGTGGTCGAGATGCTGAACCAGGCGCCTGGCATCCGCTGCCACAAGCCCGAAGGCGCGTTCTACGTGTTCCCCGACATGAATGGGTGCATCGGCAAGACCACCGCCGGCGGCAAGACCATCAACAGCGATGAGGACTTCACCATCGCGCTGCTGGAGGAAGCCGGCGTCGCCACGGTGCATGGCGCAGCGTTCCTGAGCCCCGGGCATTTCCGTATCTCCTACGCGACGTCCGACGAGGCGCTGCGCGAGGCCTGCACGCGCATCCAGAAGTTCTGCGCGTCGATGACGTGA
- a CDS encoding N-acyl homoserine lactonase family protein — protein MTWEAYAIRYGRHDRTAQTNHLLPLSDPHEAMPLDYYVWLLRGPEGREIVVDTGFDAELATKRGRKLSRAVGDCLTAMGTDPTRVQDVIITHLHYDHAGSLNIFPAARFHLQEREMHFAVGRHMCVHAIRMPFEAEHVVAMVRALYADRVEFHDGDAEIAPGVSVHRVGGHSDGLQVVRVQTARGPVVIASDAMHFYANALSGNPFPIIFDLGAMAAGWRTAKKLAGGDDSRVIPGHDPAVRDRFPPVPGQDGEVVALHLPPRG, from the coding sequence ATGACCTGGGAAGCCTACGCCATCCGCTACGGGCGGCACGACCGCACGGCGCAGACCAACCATCTGCTGCCGCTGTCCGACCCGCACGAGGCCATGCCGCTCGACTATTACGTCTGGCTCCTGCGCGGGCCGGAGGGGCGGGAGATCGTGGTCGATACCGGCTTCGATGCGGAACTGGCCACGAAGCGCGGGCGGAAACTGTCGCGCGCGGTGGGGGACTGCCTCACCGCCATGGGCACCGACCCGACGCGCGTCCAGGACGTGATCATCACCCACCTGCATTACGACCACGCCGGCAGCCTGAACATCTTTCCCGCGGCGCGCTTCCACCTGCAGGAACGCGAGATGCACTTCGCCGTTGGCCGCCACATGTGCGTCCACGCGATCCGCATGCCCTTCGAAGCGGAGCACGTGGTCGCGATGGTCCGCGCGCTCTATGCCGACCGCGTGGAATTCCATGATGGCGATGCCGAGATCGCGCCGGGTGTGTCCGTGCACCGCGTCGGCGGCCACTCCGACGGGCTGCAGGTGGTGCGCGTGCAGACCGCGCGCGGGCCCGTGGTGATCGCCTCGGACGCCATGCACTTCTATGCCAATGCCCTGTCGGGCAACCCCTTCCCGATCATCTTCGACCTGGGTGCCATGGCGGCGGGCTGGCGCACGGCAAAGAAGCTGGCGGGTGGCGACGACAGCCGCGTCATCCCCGGCCACGACCCGGCGGTGCGCGACCGTTTCCCCCCGGTGCCGGGCCAGGATGGCGAGGTGGTGGCGCTGCACCTGCCGCCGCGCGGCTGA
- a CDS encoding GNAT family N-acetyltransferase, with product MLSLRPAVEADFEPLLDLSVRVLRADLERLDRFLLSRRRARMRAVFDAGALRVIEQGGARVGCIGIEHAADHIALHSVYVEPAAQGRGLGAAAVAAALAGAPDLPIRIEVLRDSPAHRFWERLGFARVGEEGVDWLYERPARLGGAPPAA from the coding sequence ATGCTGTCCCTGCGCCCGGCGGTCGAGGCGGATTTCGAGCCGCTGCTCGACCTCTCGGTGCGGGTGCTGCGGGCGGACCTCGAACGCCTCGACCGCTTCCTGCTGAGCCGGCGCCGGGCGCGCATGCGTGCTGTGTTCGACGCGGGCGCGCTGCGCGTGATCGAACAGGGCGGCGCGCGGGTGGGGTGCATCGGCATCGAGCACGCGGCCGACCACATCGCGCTGCATTCCGTCTACGTCGAACCTGCCGCGCAGGGGCGGGGCCTCGGCGCCGCCGCGGTCGCCGCCGCGCTGGCCGGCGCGCCCGACCTGCCGATCCGCATCGAGGTGCTGCGCGACAGCCCCGCCCACCGCTTCTGGGAACGCCTCGGCTTCGCCAGGGTGGGGGAGGAGGGCGTGGACTGGCTCTATGAACGCCCCGCGCGCCTTGGCGGCGCGCCGCCCGCGGCCTAG
- a CDS encoding carboxymuconolactone decarboxylase family protein: MSDDQALFDKGLPIRRAVLGPEYVDSSMAKADEFMMSFQRATTAWAWGWAWGDPTLDRKTRSLLNLAMLTALGKIPEVKLHVKGALNNGITVDEIKATLLHATAYCGIPAGLDAFKAAHEVLIAEGAIPGKK, translated from the coding sequence ATGTCCGACGACCAGGCGCTGTTCGACAAGGGCCTTCCGATCCGCCGCGCGGTGCTCGGCCCGGAGTATGTCGATTCTTCGATGGCGAAGGCCGACGAGTTCATGATGTCGTTCCAGCGCGCCACCACCGCCTGGGCCTGGGGCTGGGCCTGGGGCGACCCGACGCTGGACCGCAAGACGCGCTCGCTGCTGAACCTCGCGATGCTGACCGCGCTGGGCAAGATCCCGGAGGTCAAGCTGCATGTGAAGGGCGCGCTCAACAACGGCATCACGGTCGACGAGATCAAGGCGACGCTGCTGCACGCCACCGCCTATTGCGGCATCCCGGCCGGCCTCGATGCCTTCAAGGCGGCGCATGAGGTGCTGATCGCCGAGGGCGCGATCCCGGGGAAGAAGTGA
- a CDS encoding ABC transporter permease subunit, translating to MKPGLFLRAAMAAGFAFLWLPIVLLVVYAFSADRIPFQWGGFSLRWFEALARNERLVEAALLSLRVAAGAATLAVLLGGAAGWALARFGPFRGRAAFGALIGAPLVLPEVVTGLSLLLLFVALEGLTGWPAGRGATTVLLAHATLGAAFVAVVVQARLAEADRSLDEAAMDLGATPLVAFRTVTLPLVAPALAAGWLLAFTLSLDDVVIASFVSGPAGTTLPMALFSMLRLGLTPEVNALGAVVVLGVGAVLGLAALLLRPRGGAPH from the coding sequence ATGAAGCCCGGCCTGTTCCTGCGCGCGGCGATGGCGGCGGGCTTCGCCTTCCTGTGGCTGCCGATCGTGCTGCTGGTCGTCTACGCCTTCAGCGCCGACCGAATCCCGTTCCAATGGGGCGGCTTCTCGCTGCGCTGGTTCGAAGCCCTGGCGCGCAATGAACGCCTGGTGGAGGCGGCGCTGCTCTCGCTGCGCGTCGCGGCGGGGGCGGCCACGCTCGCGGTGCTGCTGGGCGGGGCGGCGGGCTGGGCGCTGGCGCGCTTCGGCCCTTTTCGCGGTCGCGCGGCCTTCGGCGCGCTGATCGGCGCGCCGCTGGTGCTGCCCGAGGTCGTGACCGGCCTGTCGCTGCTGCTGCTGTTCGTGGCACTGGAAGGGCTGACCGGCTGGCCGGCGGGGCGCGGGGCCACCACCGTGCTGCTGGCGCATGCCACGCTGGGCGCGGCCTTCGTGGCCGTGGTGGTGCAGGCGCGCCTGGCGGAGGCCGACCGCAGCCTCGATGAGGCCGCGATGGACCTGGGGGCGACGCCGCTCGTGGCCTTCCGCACCGTCACCCTGCCGCTGGTCGCGCCCGCGCTGGCGGCGGGGTGGCTGCTGGCCTTCACCCTCTCGCTCGATGATGTGGTCATCGCATCCTTCGTCTCGGGGCCGGCGGGAACAACGCTGCCGATGGCGCTGTTCTCGATGCTGCGGCTGGGGTTGACGCCGGAGGTGAATGCGCTCGGCGCCGTGGTGGTGCTGGGGGTGGGGGCGGTGCTGGGCCTGGCCGCGTTGCTGCTGCGTCCGCGCGGTGGCGCACCACACTGA
- a CDS encoding alpha/beta fold hydrolase, protein MFFEGFTLEFHEAAGKRFRLRRGGDGPPLLLLHGNPQTHAMWHKVAPVLAQHFSVVCPDLTGYGFSHKPAVSEDHAPYAKRAMAADLAALMGTLGHEHFQVVAHDRGARVAHRLVLDHPGAVERLCTMDIIPTLEHFERADMEFGMGYWHWFFLAQRHPGPEAMIRNDIETWFDFHTSREPKPKDFFQPEARADYLAALHEPGTIEAICEDYRAATTIDLEHDRASRDAGVKVTCPLMALWGAKGSLPKWYDPAAIWRSYAAGRLETGAVASGHYLAEEAPDDVLARLDGFLRR, encoded by the coding sequence ATGTTCTTCGAAGGCTTCACGCTGGAATTCCACGAGGCCGCGGGCAAGCGCTTCCGCCTGCGCCGCGGCGGCGATGGCCCGCCCCTGCTCCTGCTGCACGGCAACCCGCAGACACACGCCATGTGGCACAAAGTCGCACCCGTGCTGGCGCAGCACTTCAGCGTGGTGTGTCCGGACCTCACGGGCTACGGCTTCTCGCACAAGCCGGCGGTCAGTGAGGACCATGCGCCGTACGCCAAGCGCGCCATGGCGGCCGACCTGGCCGCGCTGATGGGCACGCTGGGGCACGAGCATTTCCAGGTGGTGGCGCATGACCGTGGCGCACGCGTGGCGCATCGCCTGGTACTGGACCACCCGGGGGCGGTGGAACGGCTCTGCACCATGGACATCATCCCGACGCTCGAGCATTTCGAACGCGCCGACATGGAATTCGGCATGGGCTATTGGCACTGGTTCTTCCTGGCGCAGCGCCACCCCGGGCCGGAGGCGATGATCCGCAACGACATCGAGACCTGGTTCGACTTCCACACCTCGCGCGAGCCGAAGCCGAAGGATTTCTTCCAACCCGAGGCACGCGCCGACTACCTGGCCGCGCTGCACGAACCGGGCACGATCGAGGCGATCTGCGAGGACTACCGCGCGGCCACGACCATCGACCTCGAGCACGACCGCGCCTCGCGCGATGCCGGCGTGAAGGTCACTTGCCCGCTGATGGCACTGTGGGGTGCCAAGGGCAGCCTGCCGAAATGGTACGACCCCGCGGCAATCTGGCGCAGCTATGCGGCGGGGCGTCTTGAGACGGGAGCGGTCGCTTCGGGCCACTACCTGGCGGAGGAAGCGCCCGACGACGTGCTTGCGCGCCTCGACGGCTTCCTGCGCCGGTAG